One stretch of Leadbetterella byssophila DSM 17132 DNA includes these proteins:
- a CDS encoding aldo/keto reductase has translation MEYKALGNTGLLVSQLCLGTMTMGSGSGVYSHIGDVGQADANNLIKAALEAGINFFDTADVYSSGESEKTLGQAFKDLGILRKDVVLATKFYSRIGPGRNDVGASRKHIMDAIESSLKNLQTDYIDLYQIHANDVLTPTDEILRTLDDLVTQGKVRYIGCSNWQAWKLAQSLGTSALKNTVRFESLQAYYSIAGRDLEREIVPLLENEKLGLLVWSPLAGGLLSGKFSRENQKPEGSRRTTFDFPIVDKERTWNILDVIFPIAEKYNCSAARVALAWLLSKPVVTSVIVGAKREEQLQDNIAATKLKLTDEEIKQLDAVSELPAEYPGWMLATQGADRLGEVDLWSDRS, from the coding sequence ATGGAATACAAAGCATTAGGTAATACGGGATTATTGGTTTCCCAACTTTGTCTGGGAACAATGACGATGGGTTCAGGTTCTGGTGTCTATTCGCATATAGGTGATGTTGGACAAGCGGACGCAAACAACCTTATAAAAGCAGCTTTAGAGGCGGGCATCAATTTCTTCGACACAGCCGATGTATATTCATCCGGCGAAAGTGAGAAAACACTTGGTCAGGCGTTTAAAGATCTTGGTATCCTTCGAAAAGATGTGGTGCTGGCTACAAAATTTTACAGCCGTATAGGGCCAGGTCGCAACGACGTTGGCGCGTCGCGCAAGCATATAATGGATGCCATCGAATCAAGCCTTAAAAATCTGCAAACAGATTATATTGACCTTTACCAAATTCACGCGAACGATGTGCTCACACCTACGGATGAGATATTGCGTACGCTGGATGATTTGGTCACACAGGGTAAAGTACGTTACATCGGCTGCTCCAATTGGCAAGCCTGGAAATTAGCACAATCATTAGGTACTTCGGCATTAAAGAATACCGTTAGGTTTGAATCATTACAGGCTTATTACTCCATTGCAGGAAGAGATCTTGAAAGAGAAATTGTTCCCCTGCTGGAAAATGAGAAACTAGGGCTGTTAGTATGGAGTCCCTTAGCCGGAGGGTTGTTGTCGGGAAAATTCAGCAGGGAAAACCAAAAGCCGGAAGGATCAAGACGTACTACATTCGATTTTCCAATTGTAGATAAAGAACGTACATGGAACATTCTTGATGTAATTTTCCCTATTGCCGAAAAATACAACTGTAGTGCGGCACGTGTAGCATTGGCCTGGCTGCTTTCAAAACCAGTAGTAACTTCTGTGATTGTTGGTGCAAAACGTGAAGAACAACTGCAAGATAACATCGCAGCAACTAAACTAAAGCTAACAGATGAAGAGATCAAACAGCTGGACGCGGTAAGTGAACTGCCGGCTGAATATCCCGGATGGATGTTAGCTACACAAGGTGCTGACCGTCTTGGCGAAGTTGACCTTTGGTCTGATCGTTCGTAA
- a CDS encoding NADH-dependent flavin oxidoreductase, translated as MKQYKKLLEPFQLTKGIQIKNRITMAPMTTWAGNDDFTIADEEVEWYKARVKGVGLVITGCTHVTPEGIGFTHEFAGYDDSFIPSLKKLADVAKSGGAPAILQVFHAGNKAVTDLIPSRDVVSASAIKSEVTPFTPADLLTPRALKENEIWDIIKAFGATARRAIAAGFDGIEIHGAHGFLNQNFLSPMFNQRTDQWGGSIDNRLRFSTEVVREVRRVIAKYANRPFALGFRISPEELPKEGLRLPDSLALVDRLIQEQVDYLHFSLFQVLTQKPLDSDTSKTITEVLTSYVNKRVPVIAAGQVTTPTEADQALSLGLDLVAIGRSIVVNPKWAQWANEGKEDQITMILDTERAADKKIPEKLMAIVHYAKGWIKTTEEVTA; from the coding sequence ATGAAACAGTACAAAAAATTACTTGAGCCTTTTCAATTGACAAAAGGAATACAAATCAAGAACAGGATTACAATGGCCCCTATGACTACATGGGCAGGAAACGATGATTTCACCATTGCGGATGAAGAAGTCGAATGGTATAAAGCACGTGTAAAAGGTGTAGGATTGGTTATCACCGGCTGTACGCATGTAACCCCGGAAGGGATTGGTTTTACCCATGAATTTGCCGGATATGATGATAGCTTTATCCCTAGTCTGAAAAAATTAGCCGATGTAGCAAAAAGTGGCGGCGCTCCCGCTATACTGCAAGTTTTTCATGCAGGAAACAAAGCAGTCACAGACTTGATCCCTAGCCGGGATGTTGTAAGTGCCAGTGCCATAAAATCGGAGGTAACCCCTTTTACTCCTGCTGATCTTTTGACTCCCAGAGCTTTAAAAGAAAATGAGATCTGGGATATTATCAAAGCTTTCGGTGCTACTGCCCGCAGAGCGATAGCAGCAGGATTTGATGGTATTGAAATACATGGTGCCCATGGTTTCCTGAATCAAAACTTTTTATCTCCGATGTTCAACCAGCGTACCGATCAATGGGGTGGTTCAATTGATAACCGTCTACGTTTTTCTACTGAGGTGGTTCGTGAGGTGAGACGTGTTATTGCCAAGTATGCTAATCGTCCATTTGCATTGGGCTTCCGGATTTCTCCAGAAGAATTGCCTAAAGAAGGTTTAAGGTTACCCGATAGTTTGGCTTTGGTAGATAGATTGATCCAGGAACAGGTAGATTATCTCCATTTCTCATTATTCCAGGTTTTGACACAAAAACCATTGGACAGTGATACCAGTAAAACCATCACCGAAGTATTGACTTCCTATGTTAATAAGCGTGTACCCGTAATTGCAGCAGGACAGGTAACCACACCCACCGAAGCCGATCAAGCCTTAAGCCTGGGACTGGATCTGGTAGCCATCGGAAGAAGTATAGTAGTCAACCCAAAATGGGCACAATGGGCCAATGAAGGAAAAGAGGATCAAATAACAATGATTCTGGATACAGAACGTGCGGCTGATAAGAAAATTCCCGAAAAGCTGATGGCGATTGTTCATTATGCCAAGGGATGGATCAAAACTACAGAAGAAGTAACCGCATAA
- a CDS encoding flavin reductase family protein, with translation METYPVDKIYRQIEPGSVLLVSTQNKGVPNVMTMGFQMMIQHDPPLIGAIVGPWDYSYKALVKNKECVLSIPGIDIIEKVVDIGNCSGDSDNKFEKFNLTVTPASIVQAPMIEDCLFNIECKVVNTELVDRYNLFVLEAVAAWKNADKDKIKPFHHHGNGIFSVEGKTINLQDRMTKWKIFQD, from the coding sequence ATGGAAACCTACCCCGTTGATAAGATCTACCGTCAGATAGAGCCAGGATCTGTTTTACTCGTAAGTACGCAAAACAAGGGTGTACCCAATGTTATGACTATGGGATTTCAAATGATGATACAGCACGACCCTCCTTTGATCGGAGCAATTGTTGGTCCATGGGACTACAGTTATAAGGCGCTCGTGAAAAACAAGGAATGTGTGTTATCTATTCCTGGTATTGATATCATTGAAAAAGTTGTGGACATAGGTAATTGTTCTGGTGATAGCGATAACAAGTTTGAGAAATTTAACTTAACCGTTACACCTGCAAGTATTGTCCAGGCTCCCATGATCGAGGATTGCCTGTTTAATATTGAATGCAAGGTGGTCAATACCGAACTCGTTGACCGATATAATCTTTTTGTACTGGAAGCAGTAGCTGCCTGGAAAAACGCTGACAAAGATAAAATAAAACCTTTTCATCATCACGGCAACGGAATATTCTCAGTAGAAGGTAAAACTATCAATCTCCAGGACAGAATGACAAAATGGAAAATTTTTCAGGACTAA
- a CDS encoding zinc-dependent alcohol dehydrogenase family protein, whose protein sequence is MLEKSIAMKAWQLHAFGLENLTLDEVAVPTPGPNDILIKVGAVSLNFRDKAIVDGIYEPEMIPKPLIPVSDAAGTVVEIGANVTRFKVGDRVTSHLYSKWIDGQPAPNEPDFCFGAPLPGGLAQYMLIHEESAVNVPSYLTDEEASTLPIAALTAWFSLVTYGNLKAGETVLIQGTGGVSIFGIQIANALGAKVIVTTSSDQKGIKARELGAQEIINYVKTADWAAEVTKLTNGQGADHLLEVVGGEGLNHSVLATRVGGHISLIGFLTGQKTNLDLMPVIFRQTNIQGIAVGHRAAFEEMNKAFAQHHIKPVIDTIYNFEDAVKAYEHLDRGAFGKIVIRVS, encoded by the coding sequence ATGTTAGAAAAATCAATAGCGATGAAAGCGTGGCAATTACATGCTTTCGGTTTAGAGAACCTGACACTTGATGAGGTAGCAGTTCCAACACCGGGACCTAATGATATCTTAATTAAAGTAGGCGCGGTTTCTCTTAATTTTAGAGATAAGGCAATCGTAGATGGCATTTATGAACCGGAAATGATTCCTAAACCACTAATCCCTGTATCAGATGCAGCAGGAACCGTGGTAGAAATTGGGGCAAATGTAACCCGTTTCAAGGTTGGAGATAGAGTCACCTCTCACTTATATTCAAAGTGGATTGACGGACAACCCGCACCTAATGAACCCGATTTCTGCTTTGGTGCCCCCCTGCCGGGTGGATTGGCTCAGTATATGCTTATCCACGAAGAATCTGCGGTCAATGTTCCATCATACCTGACAGATGAGGAGGCGTCTACACTTCCTATTGCGGCATTGACTGCATGGTTTTCACTCGTAACATATGGTAATCTGAAGGCCGGAGAAACAGTACTGATACAAGGTACTGGAGGCGTATCAATTTTCGGGATACAAATAGCCAATGCTTTGGGCGCAAAGGTAATTGTGACTACCAGCAGTGATCAAAAAGGAATTAAAGCACGTGAACTTGGAGCACAGGAAATTATCAATTATGTAAAAACAGCAGATTGGGCGGCTGAGGTTACCAAACTGACCAATGGACAGGGGGCTGACCATTTACTCGAAGTTGTAGGCGGTGAAGGTCTCAATCATTCTGTTCTGGCCACAAGAGTTGGCGGCCATATCTCACTTATCGGTTTCCTGACCGGACAGAAGACCAACCTTGATCTGATGCCTGTGATATTCCGACAAACCAATATTCAAGGTATTGCTGTTGGGCACAGAGCGGCGTTTGAAGAAATGAATAAAGCCTTTGCACAGCATCACATTAAACCCGTGATAGACACTATATATAACTTTGAGGATGCAGTTAAAGCTTATGAACACCTTGATCGTGGTGCGTTCGGGAAAATAGTAATCAGGGTTTCATAA
- a CDS encoding helix-turn-helix domain-containing protein encodes MERVTQAQQFFDDKLIWMPDHLQREIGQFNVFPIYSTPTNKINCQPYNRKGFYKISLLKGRTKFSYADKGLEFKDSALLFSNPNIPYSWELLDEEQTGYFCVFTEGFFNHFGNINDYPVFKPGNIPLFELNEEQEEQIGIIFKKMIAEIESDYFYKYDAIRALVFELIHLALKLTPIKSNPVDDSNASLRITSLFTELLERQFPIESPRQQIKLRHPIEFADNLSVHVNHLNRSLKKVTGKTTSQFISERIMQEARSLLQHTDWNISEISWCLGFEELPHFINFFKKAETSTPKHYRNSHL; translated from the coding sequence ATGGAAAGAGTAACACAAGCACAGCAGTTTTTTGATGATAAATTAATCTGGATGCCCGACCACCTGCAAAGAGAGATCGGTCAGTTTAATGTTTTCCCTATATACAGCACGCCAACTAATAAGATCAATTGTCAGCCTTACAACAGAAAAGGATTTTATAAGATTAGCTTGTTGAAGGGGCGTACAAAATTTTCTTATGCAGATAAAGGCTTAGAATTTAAGGATAGTGCGCTTCTATTTTCAAATCCCAACATCCCGTATTCCTGGGAACTGCTGGATGAGGAGCAAACGGGATATTTCTGTGTATTTACAGAAGGTTTTTTCAATCATTTCGGCAATATCAACGATTATCCTGTATTTAAGCCCGGAAACATTCCTTTGTTTGAACTAAATGAAGAACAAGAAGAGCAGATCGGTATTATCTTCAAAAAGATGATTGCAGAGATTGAATCAGATTATTTTTACAAATATGACGCCATACGTGCATTGGTTTTTGAGCTTATTCATCTTGCGCTAAAATTAACCCCTATCAAAAGTAATCCTGTTGACGATTCAAATGCGTCTTTGCGAATAACTTCATTATTCACAGAGTTATTGGAACGTCAGTTTCCAATAGAATCACCAAGGCAACAGATTAAGTTAAGGCATCCCATTGAGTTTGCCGACAATCTTTCTGTACACGTCAACCATTTGAACCGCTCATTAAAAAAAGTGACAGGAAAGACTACATCGCAATTTATTTCTGAAAGAATAATGCAGGAAGCCAGAAGTTTACTTCAACATACCGACTGGAATATTTCTGAAATTTCCTGGTGTCTGGGATTTGAAGAACTACCTCACTTTATTAATTTTTTCAAAAAGGCGGAGACTTCCACACCCAAACATTATCGTAATAGCCATTTGTAG
- a CDS encoding SDR family oxidoreductase — translation MELNNVKAVVTGGTSGIGYEAAKVLNELGAEVVICGTNEFKVDKASKELGVYGLKANVMIEEEVVALFDYAKETMGTVNVLINNAGIGKFASLVETTVEDFQKVWEVNVRGLFLSGREAAKHFMEKRYGNIINIGSTASLRGYANGSSYVASKFAVSGLTECWRAELRPYNVRVMQINPSEVITDFLIKEGREITNEANKLKPKEIAHLIVNMLSMSDIGFIPDASVWATNPW, via the coding sequence ATGGAATTAAACAATGTTAAGGCTGTTGTTACAGGTGGAACAAGCGGTATTGGATATGAAGCCGCAAAGGTTTTAAACGAGCTGGGAGCTGAAGTAGTGATTTGTGGCACAAACGAGTTTAAAGTAGATAAAGCGTCTAAAGAGCTTGGCGTGTATGGTCTCAAAGCTAACGTAATGATAGAGGAAGAGGTAGTAGCCTTATTTGATTATGCCAAAGAGACGATGGGAACGGTAAATGTATTAATCAACAATGCGGGAATAGGAAAATTTGCTTCGCTCGTAGAAACTACAGTAGAAGATTTTCAGAAAGTTTGGGAAGTAAATGTTCGAGGGCTTTTTCTGTCTGGAAGAGAAGCTGCAAAGCATTTTATGGAGAAACGGTATGGAAACATAATCAATATTGGCTCTACAGCTTCACTTCGCGGATATGCAAATGGGTCTTCTTATGTAGCAAGCAAATTTGCGGTATCCGGCCTAACAGAATGCTGGCGAGCTGAGTTAAGACCATACAATGTAAGGGTCATGCAGATTAATCCAAGTGAGGTAATCACTGATTTTCTAATTAAAGAAGGCCGGGAAATAACAAATGAAGCCAATAAGCTCAAACCGAAAGAGATTGCGCATTTAATTGTGAATATGTTAAGCATGAGTGACATAGGATTTATTCCTGATGCATCTGTATGGGCTACTAACCCCTGGTAA
- a CDS encoding RteC domain-containing protein, translated as MKNSLKKILADTENKLLAIHTQNENAVNVSVLSIEIITQSLIELKQFVINHGFRSEIEEINFFKNVKPSLVSKFIYYNTILHFEAKKDKLTNKCFKKSLQKELKRIKHFSIDNWEFYKYYKMNDTFYDKEYFLRESHKADFIFFDHFFEIDQSFSTTHDYKISRIIANDLIQVYLTDQILRLKQSSLKDSVVEQLNLDWTESKAALIELIYALHSRSVFNNGNIEIKWIAKSFEKMLNIELGDLYHTYLEIRNRKINQTKFLDTLKYSLIKKMEEQDEK; from the coding sequence TTGAAAAATTCACTAAAAAAAATATTAGCCGATACTGAAAATAAATTACTGGCAATTCACACACAGAATGAGAATGCAGTTAATGTATCTGTTTTATCAATTGAAATAATTACTCAGTCTCTGATTGAACTCAAGCAATTCGTAATTAATCATGGATTCCGTTCAGAAATAGAAGAGATCAACTTCTTTAAAAATGTAAAACCGTCTTTAGTATCCAAGTTTATATATTATAACACAATTCTCCATTTTGAAGCAAAAAAGGATAAGCTCACAAATAAATGTTTCAAAAAAAGTCTTCAAAAGGAATTAAAAAGGATTAAACATTTTTCTATCGATAATTGGGAATTTTATAAATATTACAAAATGAATGATACATTTTATGATAAAGAATATTTCCTTCGGGAAAGCCATAAAGCTGACTTTATCTTTTTTGACCATTTTTTTGAAATTGATCAATCATTTTCAACAACTCATGACTACAAAATTTCGAGAATAATTGCAAATGACTTAATTCAGGTCTATTTGACAGATCAAATACTACGTCTAAAACAATCATCACTGAAAGACAGTGTAGTGGAACAACTAAATTTAGATTGGACAGAAAGCAAAGCGGCATTAATTGAGTTAATTTATGCGTTACATTCTCGATCCGTTTTCAATAATGGAAACATTGAGATTAAATGGATAGCCAAATCATTTGAAAAGATGCTAAATATAGAACTCGGAGATTTGTATCATACATATTTAGAGATAAGGAATAGGAAAATTAATCAAACCAAATTTCTTGACACATTGAAATATAGTTTGATCAAAAAAATGGAAGAGCAGGATGAAAAATGA